A genomic stretch from Thermincola ferriacetica includes:
- a CDS encoding AAA family ATPase yields the protein MTIVPALSVAIQAGTPVLAWGPPGVGKTASISALADKLGLPLEVVLASIREPADFSGLPVIRDNGVVMEPPAWARRLAEAGKGILFLDEISTAPPAVQAALLRVVLDRVVGDLPLPDGVSVVAAANPPEQAAGGWDLSAPLANRFCHLTWSLDTEAWVDGMIQGWRIPVVPRLPDGWEAGIPASRALVAGFIRHRPHLLLQVPASDEQAGRAWPSPRSWDMAARLLAACDAAQAGEDVAASLVAGCVGEGAGLEFLAWRKALDLPDPEEILAHPDRFRIPERGDQAFAVLTAVVSAAVGNLTKDRWLAAWQVLARAAEQGVKDIAAAAAKALAAAKKPNLPLPQKELREFIPLLQKGGLM from the coding sequence ATGACAATCGTGCCTGCTCTTTCAGTTGCCATCCAGGCTGGCACCCCGGTCCTCGCATGGGGACCGCCGGGCGTCGGCAAAACCGCCAGTATTAGTGCGCTGGCGGACAAACTTGGTCTCCCGCTGGAGGTTGTCCTGGCCTCCATCCGGGAACCTGCAGACTTCTCCGGCCTTCCGGTAATCCGGGACAACGGGGTGGTCATGGAACCGCCCGCATGGGCGCGGCGGCTGGCGGAGGCCGGGAAGGGCATCCTGTTCCTGGATGAAATCTCCACCGCCCCGCCGGCGGTGCAGGCCGCCCTTCTGCGGGTGGTCCTGGACCGGGTGGTCGGTGACCTGCCGCTGCCGGACGGGGTATCCGTGGTTGCGGCGGCAAACCCGCCGGAACAGGCCGCCGGGGGCTGGGACCTGAGCGCCCCGCTGGCGAACCGTTTCTGCCACCTGACCTGGTCCCTTGACACAGAGGCATGGGTGGACGGCATGATCCAGGGCTGGCGGATACCTGTTGTGCCCCGACTGCCCGACGGCTGGGAAGCCGGGATACCGGCTTCGCGGGCGCTGGTGGCCGGTTTCATCCGCCACCGGCCGCACCTGCTTCTGCAGGTACCTGCGTCTGATGAGCAGGCCGGGCGCGCGTGGCCGTCTCCGCGTTCGTGGGACATGGCGGCCCGGTTACTGGCCGCCTGTGATGCAGCGCAGGCCGGGGAGGACGTGGCTGCCTCCCTGGTGGCCGGGTGCGTCGGCGAGGGGGCCGGGCTGGAGTTCCTTGCCTGGCGGAAGGCCCTGGACCTGCCTGACCCGGAGGAAATACTTGCGCACCCAGACCGGTTTCGTATCCCTGAACGTGGAGACCAGGCGTTTGCGGTTCTGACAGCGGTTGTATCTGCCGCGGTGGGGAATCTGACAAAAGACCGCTGGCTGGCGGCCTGGCAGGTCCTGGCCCGTGCTGCTGAACAGGGGGTCAAGGACATCGCTGCGGCAGCGGCGAAGGCCCTGGCTGCGGCGAAAAAGCCGAACCTGCCGCTGCCGCAGAAGGAGCTGCGGGAGTTCATCCCTCTGCTTCAGAAGGGAGGGCTGATGTAG
- a CDS encoding PKD domain-containing protein has translation MRLRKNRTGRKFLSAALVLALLTSLFPSGTALGFISTRNYGWILGLWNPDTQKVEPANTSVIKWNSMDCYTVGPWDVRLNGSTVGTIIQFVDKQRIRDNGYPMVGEPQWDAWIALANGNRDYVRQALQSQSWKLYPPVGETRFANFVRLIELCGGKGGTYDVANHYMTIYTSVPPYVTLLADKTQVNVGDTVTFTLKAQTNTFWNQYIDLSFAGAGKTYINSQRYYAKHVETTYTVKMEQEGVFEFRLLARDSVWRSTAKSIYIAVGSNQPPPPPPEDDGGDYEPPPPPPNQPPDAYFTWPSEAYEGEQVTVTDRSSDPDGTIVSRKWTILPATAGVTQNLGSSGGTVTFNVYGEYTLRLTVTDDDGAQDSYSRSIFIKQPIPWANLDISGTLKENRKVIIDWSRSGSPAMYPLDPARDELVIEPVSGGTASDIKLGTRTDRVQEVLFKQPGTYRVKVRVYNAKYASAWAVQDIVIAPDDPPVANFTTSVYVLRDPADSVAGSAYATIKLTDRSYSPDSDIITQRVWKYRFDSNNDGSFLDETWTVLDDGNNTAPTLRTSHVGKYLFELEVKEGFGQPTIPEFIDDSDYRTATTINKPAYEKTTEVINIPPVTSFVARTQPKADVAVVVGETDPAKIANINNDVNSYVLPKLLAKDVDAKVTVSRAIVESSNIVSDPSLEQGSPYWFWGGYVYTDSFTSFQSVVKHSGNKSLLINPDGSTWSYGKVQEISGWVPGDKLKLSAYINVQSYTKGLVNVDLFGFDSYNRVVWDTTGITIGRTTNGFEYFETVPEAIPSNVTRLYVRLFADQYPVLTVYLDDIAVKKVSPKPIEQVLNELTWRDNAQKFLVYLSDDIAFKNIESYSNIVSLSSSFAGNYGISGGNTAAGGEVWDIYYYWAKMRAIDFGKSYKKSDIFSISVTGYTGGGSTIWEDIQVYVSPDNVNWSRVGSFKATAYKHQTLTVYGNNLPYDTIRYVKATQDRCLDRLYVDVALPDFQSVEATDFASNLSAKQVNYSVLGTELNKAEADFIISKDSSGGAFFYNTNITSALDSLGNYIASQVSLEPGELVKYVLLNESIAYEPHYSDYEDDPKYADNWYYVHDPDYVDNNSGYSFYHNKILSSPVSLFDKVGKYDITYKAQDNPVNGDLRFLDYMLWSNPVPTSIIVHRKPVADFTAQPGTLNITDLSYDPDFQYRRPDKGIVEWEWKWKPTPASTWTLGSPNGITAPGTYDVYLRVQDCYGVWSDPVIKTITVTDPNRPPVAAFTWTPAVIYEGDDVTLTNQSYDPDGDPITYQWTVFDPQGVTRTYTTKNVTLSNVLPGTWWVTLRVWDNHGSTGVVTKSFVVNRLGINGYVQHTPDWNKNRIAYNQYHTGTDNLPRGYNVFWAGERFVLTAATTDTGSSATKAVSVTATLLNNGITSTLTSTDRVNWTGDMWQPDFEQLPDGTYTFRFRVTYSNGVVKTDDAAIIISGSWQDYFRYHRSQ, from the coding sequence GTGCGTCTCAGAAAAAACCGTACCGGCAGAAAATTCCTGTCGGCAGCCCTTGTCCTGGCGCTGCTGACGAGCCTGTTCCCTTCGGGCACCGCCCTGGGCTTTATCAGCACCAGGAACTACGGCTGGATACTGGGCCTCTGGAACCCTGACACCCAGAAGGTGGAACCGGCCAATACTTCTGTAATCAAATGGAACAGTATGGATTGTTACACCGTCGGCCCGTGGGACGTGCGTTTAAACGGCTCCACAGTGGGCACCATAATCCAGTTTGTGGACAAGCAGAGGATTCGGGACAACGGCTACCCGATGGTGGGCGAGCCCCAGTGGGACGCCTGGATCGCCCTGGCCAACGGCAACCGGGATTATGTCCGGCAGGCACTTCAAAGTCAAAGTTGGAAATTGTATCCGCCAGTCGGAGAAACACGTTTCGCCAATTTTGTCCGGCTGATCGAGCTTTGCGGCGGCAAGGGCGGGACCTATGACGTGGCGAACCACTACATGACCATCTATACGTCTGTTCCGCCGTATGTCACGCTTCTTGCCGACAAAACCCAGGTAAACGTCGGCGATACGGTCACGTTTACGCTGAAGGCCCAGACTAATACTTTCTGGAACCAGTACATCGACCTGAGCTTCGCCGGCGCGGGAAAGACCTACATCAACAGCCAGCGGTATTACGCGAAGCACGTTGAGACCACCTACACGGTGAAGATGGAACAGGAAGGTGTCTTTGAGTTCCGCCTGCTGGCCCGTGACAGCGTATGGCGCAGCACGGCCAAGTCAATTTATATTGCCGTGGGTTCCAACCAGCCCCCACCGCCGCCGCCGGAGGATGACGGAGGTGATTATGAACCGCCACCGCCGCCGCCCAACCAGCCGCCGGATGCGTACTTCACCTGGCCTTCCGAGGCTTACGAGGGCGAGCAGGTGACCGTAACCGACCGGTCGAGCGACCCGGACGGGACAATCGTGAGCCGGAAATGGACCATCCTGCCGGCCACGGCAGGGGTGACGCAGAACCTCGGCAGCAGCGGGGGGACGGTGACCTTCAATGTGTATGGCGAGTACACCCTGCGCCTGACGGTGACCGACGATGACGGCGCTCAGGACAGCTATTCCCGGTCCATATTCATCAAACAGCCGATACCCTGGGCCAACCTGGACATATCCGGCACACTGAAGGAAAACCGCAAAGTGATCATCGACTGGAGCCGAAGCGGTTCGCCGGCCATGTACCCGCTGGACCCGGCAAGGGACGAACTGGTTATCGAGCCCGTATCGGGCGGCACGGCGTCAGACATAAAGCTGGGTACCCGCACCGACCGGGTGCAGGAAGTTTTGTTTAAGCAGCCGGGTACGTACCGGGTTAAAGTGCGGGTTTATAACGCAAAATACGCCTCTGCATGGGCCGTTCAGGACATTGTCATAGCCCCGGACGATCCGCCGGTGGCCAACTTCACCACATCGGTCTACGTGCTGCGGGACCCTGCCGACAGCGTGGCCGGCAGCGCCTATGCCACAATAAAACTTACCGACAGGTCATATTCCCCGGATAGTGACATCATCACGCAGCGGGTGTGGAAATACCGGTTCGACAGCAACAATGACGGCTCGTTCCTTGACGAGACCTGGACCGTGCTGGACGACGGGAACAATACCGCACCAACCCTGCGGACCAGTCATGTCGGGAAATACCTGTTTGAACTGGAGGTAAAGGAAGGCTTTGGCCAGCCGACAATTCCGGAATTTATTGATGACAGTGACTACAGAACAGCCACTACCATTAATAAACCTGCTTACGAGAAAACAACTGAGGTTATTAACATACCTCCGGTAACTTCCTTTGTTGCTAGGACGCAGCCGAAAGCAGATGTTGCGGTTGTGGTAGGGGAAACTGACCCGGCTAAAATCGCAAACATTAACAATGATGTTAATTCGTATGTGCTTCCCAAGCTGCTCGCCAAAGATGTTGACGCAAAAGTTACTGTATCACGAGCAATTGTTGAGTCGTCTAACATCGTTTCAGATCCTTCTCTTGAGCAGGGGTCACCCTATTGGTTCTGGGGGGGGTATGTGTATACGGATTCTTTCACATCATTCCAAAGTGTAGTAAAACACTCAGGTAATAAATCACTGCTGATCAACCCTGATGGTAGTACCTGGTCTTATGGAAAGGTCCAGGAAATCAGTGGTTGGGTGCCGGGAGACAAGTTGAAGTTGTCGGCTTACATTAATGTTCAGTCGTACACCAAAGGATTGGTAAATGTGGACCTGTTTGGCTTCGACAGTTATAACAGAGTTGTTTGGGATACTACAGGCATAACTATCGGACGAACCACGAACGGCTTCGAATATTTTGAAACTGTACCTGAAGCTATTCCCAGCAATGTAACGAGACTATACGTTCGGCTGTTTGCTGACCAGTACCCTGTTTTAACTGTTTATCTGGATGATATTGCGGTAAAAAAGGTGTCCCCGAAACCAATCGAGCAGGTGTTAAATGAATTAACCTGGCGTGATAATGCGCAAAAATTTTTGGTTTATTTGTCAGATGATATTGCTTTTAAAAATATAGAGTCTTATTCAAATATAGTTTCTCTGAGTTCTTCCTTTGCGGGCAACTATGGTATTTCTGGCGGCAATACTGCCGCTGGGGGCGAAGTGTGGGACATTTACTATTACTGGGCCAAAATGAGAGCTATAGATTTTGGCAAGTCTTATAAGAAATCTGATATTTTTTCAATTTCTGTGACAGGGTACACTGGTGGGGGTTCAACAATATGGGAAGATATTCAGGTTTATGTCAGTCCGGATAATGTTAATTGGTCACGAGTAGGTTCCTTTAAAGCAACAGCTTATAAACATCAAACTTTAACCGTATACGGCAACAATCTTCCTTATGACACTATAAGGTATGTGAAAGCAACGCAAGATCGTTGTCTTGACAGGCTTTATGTAGACGTAGCTTTACCAGACTTTCAAAGCGTGGAGGCAACTGATTTTGCAAGCAATCTTTCCGCTAAACAGGTTAACTACAGTGTTTTAGGTACAGAATTAAACAAAGCTGAGGCAGACTTTATAATTTCAAAGGATTCAAGTGGAGGAGCCTTCTTTTATAATACCAATATCACTTCAGCGCTTGATAGCCTCGGTAATTATATTGCTTCGCAGGTTTCACTTGAACCAGGCGAGCTGGTAAAATACGTTTTGTTGAATGAGAGTATTGCTTATGAACCTCACTACTCCGACTACGAGGACGACCCCAAATACGCGGACAACTGGTACTACGTCCACGACCCGGACTATGTGGACAACAACTCCGGGTATTCGTTCTATCACAATAAAATCCTCAGTTCGCCCGTATCGCTTTTTGACAAGGTTGGCAAGTATGACATCACGTATAAAGCCCAGGACAACCCGGTTAATGGCGATCTGAGGTTCCTGGACTACATGCTGTGGTCCAACCCGGTGCCCACGTCCATCATAGTGCACCGGAAGCCGGTTGCCGATTTCACGGCCCAGCCGGGGACGCTGAACATAACCGATCTCTCGTATGACCCGGACTTCCAGTACAGGCGCCCGGACAAAGGCATAGTGGAGTGGGAATGGAAATGGAAGCCCACACCGGCCAGCACATGGACCCTGGGGTCACCGAACGGGATCACCGCACCGGGCACCTACGACGTTTACCTGCGTGTACAGGATTGTTACGGTGTCTGGAGCGACCCGGTGATTAAAACGATAACCGTAACCGACCCCAACCGTCCGCCCGTGGCCGCCTTTACCTGGACCCCGGCGGTGATCTATGAGGGCGATGATGTGACCCTGACCAACCAGTCCTATGACCCCGACGGCGACCCCATAACCTACCAGTGGACCGTCTTTGACCCGCAGGGGGTTACCAGGACATATACGACCAAAAACGTGACCTTAAGCAATGTCCTGCCCGGAACCTGGTGGGTAACCCTGCGCGTATGGGACAACCACGGGTCCACGGGGGTAGTGACAAAATCCTTTGTGGTGAACCGGCTTGGCATAAACGGATACGTTCAGCATACGCCTGACTGGAACAAAAACCGCATAGCATATAACCAGTACCATACCGGCACCGACAACCTGCCCAGGGGGTACAACGTATTCTGGGCCGGGGAACGGTTTGTCCTTACAGCCGCTACCACTGACACCGGCAGTTCCGCCACCAAGGCCGTGTCTGTCACAGCAACACTTTTAAACAATGGTATAACCAGCACGTTAACCTCAACGGACAGGGTTAACTGGACCGGCGACATGTGGCAGCCGGATTTTGAGCAGTTGCCCGACGGCACCTATACGTTCAGGTTCCGGGTAACGTACTCCAACGGCGTGGTTAAGACCGACGATGCGGCAATAATCATAAGCGGCAGTTGGCAGGACTATTTCCGGTACCACCGGAGCCAGTAA